A genomic stretch from Pontivivens ytuae includes:
- a CDS encoding ABC transporter substrate-binding protein produces MKPMTLALGGALALFATTAMADCAFENTVEVKSLTAGFEAWKAVTDAMAECGNVQAELDQEFREKQPEAFAANPSLYHIGGVANGTLTPLLNAGTIRPLDDLVAEYGQDLAPNQLIRVNGEIMAVAMMVNTQHLMYRSDIFEELGLEVPTTYDEVLAAAAAIQEAGVVDYPIGATMASGWNLAQDFNNMFVGFGGTFVNPDNTPAVNSEAGVQTLEMLGALTEYMDPEYLTSDSTYVQQQFQQGRIAMANLWASRAAAMNDEAESQVVGLVAGAPAPAAVEGGIPATTLWWDGLVIASNIPDEEAEAAFRVAMEGIDTEMVTANNDDAIWLIDGFVPGPLAQGAIETAMQGPPAYPSTTQMGLMHTAIGNNVADFLTGAKSAEATLEAIEADYTTAAEEAGLL; encoded by the coding sequence ATGAAACCGATGACGCTGGCGCTGGGCGGCGCGCTCGCCCTCTTTGCCACCACCGCGATGGCCGATTGCGCCTTCGAGAACACCGTCGAGGTGAAGTCGCTGACCGCGGGCTTCGAGGCGTGGAAGGCCGTGACCGACGCCATGGCCGAGTGCGGCAACGTGCAGGCCGAGCTCGACCAGGAGTTCCGGGAGAAGCAGCCGGAGGCCTTCGCCGCCAATCCCTCCCTCTACCATATCGGCGGGGTGGCGAACGGCACGCTGACACCGCTGCTCAATGCAGGCACCATCCGCCCGCTCGACGATCTGGTGGCGGAATACGGCCAGGACCTCGCGCCGAACCAGCTGATCCGCGTGAACGGTGAGATCATGGCGGTGGCCATGATGGTGAATACCCAGCACCTGATGTACCGCTCCGACATCTTCGAGGAGCTGGGGCTGGAGGTGCCGACCACCTATGACGAGGTGCTCGCCGCCGCCGCCGCGATCCAGGAGGCGGGCGTAGTGGACTATCCGATCGGGGCCACCATGGCCTCGGGCTGGAACCTCGCCCAAGACTTCAACAACATGTTCGTGGGCTTCGGCGGCACCTTCGTGAACCCCGACAACACGCCCGCCGTGAACTCCGAGGCCGGCGTCCAGACGCTGGAGATGCTGGGCGCGCTGACCGAGTACATGGATCCGGAATACCTCACCTCCGACTCCACCTATGTCCAGCAGCAGTTCCAGCAGGGCCGGATCGCGATGGCGAACCTCTGGGCCTCGCGCGCCGCGGCGATGAACGACGAGGCCGAAAGCCAGGTCGTGGGCCTCGTCGCCGGGGCGCCCGCGCCCGCCGCGGTCGAGGGCGGCATCCCGGCTACGACGCTCTGGTGGGACGGGCTCGTCATCGCCTCCAACATCCCCGACGAGGAGGCCGAGGCCGCCTTCCGCGTCGCGATGGAGGGCATCGATACCGAGATGGTGACCGCCAACAATGACGACGCGATCTGGCTCATCGACGGCTTCGTGCCCGGCCCGCTGGCCCAGGGTGCCATCGAGACCGCGATGCAGGGCCCGCCCGCCTATCCGTCCACGACGCAGATGGGCCTGATGCACACCGCGATCGGCAACAACGTGGCCGACTTCCTGACCGGCGCGAAATCCGCCGAGGCGACGCTGGAGGCCATCGAGGCCGACTACACCACCGCCGCCGAGGAAGCCGGCCTGCTCTGA
- a CDS encoding ABC transporter ATP-binding protein, with product MAEIRLEHVSKRWGSFVGVNDFDLTIADREFLVLLGPSGCGKTTTMRMIAGLEDATEGNIVIGDRVVNDLDPKDRDVAMVFQSYGLYPNMNVYENIRFPLKVRKVDPASHDERVMRAAEMVELTEFLHRKPAELSGGQRQRVALARAIVREPTVFLMDEPLSNLDAKLRVSTRAQIKNLQHELKVTTIYVTHDQIEAMTLADRVVVMNKGVVQQVGTPTEIYDNPANTFVAGFIGSPAMNLMEGEVTQGTFRGRNVEIAGIEAPDGPVTLGFRAEDATLAEGGAGQITAPIYTLELLGDATMISVRAGGALVAVKAHKEFRAEIGDTVSIAIPPGICHVFDTQSGARLDISSGARVA from the coding sequence ATGGCGGAAATCCGGCTCGAACACGTCTCCAAACGCTGGGGCAGCTTCGTCGGCGTCAACGACTTCGACCTCACCATCGCCGACCGCGAATTCCTCGTCCTCCTCGGGCCCTCGGGCTGCGGCAAGACCACCACGATGCGCATGATCGCGGGGCTGGAGGATGCGACCGAGGGCAACATCGTCATCGGCGACCGGGTGGTGAACGACCTCGATCCGAAGGACCGCGACGTGGCCATGGTCTTCCAATCCTACGGCCTCTATCCCAACATGAACGTCTACGAGAACATCCGCTTCCCGCTGAAGGTGCGCAAGGTCGACCCCGCCAGCCATGACGAGCGGGTGATGCGCGCGGCCGAGATGGTGGAGCTCACCGAGTTCCTGCACCGCAAGCCGGCCGAGCTCTCGGGCGGTCAGCGCCAGCGCGTGGCGCTTGCGCGGGCCATCGTGCGCGAACCCACGGTCTTCCTGATGGATGAGCCGCTGTCGAACCTCGACGCGAAACTGCGCGTCTCCACCCGCGCGCAGATCAAGAACCTGCAGCACGAGCTGAAGGTGACCACGATCTACGTCACCCATGACCAGATCGAGGCGATGACCCTCGCCGACCGGGTCGTGGTGATGAACAAGGGCGTGGTCCAGCAGGTCGGCACCCCGACGGAGATCTACGACAACCCCGCCAACACCTTCGTCGCGGGCTTCATCGGCTCGCCCGCCATGAACCTGATGGAGGGCGAGGTGACGCAAGGCACCTTCCGCGGCCGGAACGTCGAGATCGCAGGGATCGAGGCGCCCGACGGCCCCGTCACGCTCGGCTTCCGGGCGGAGGACGCGACGCTGGCCGAGGGCGGCGCGGGCCAGATCACGGCGCCGATCTACACGCTGGAGCTGCTGGGCGACGCCACCATGATCTCTGTCCGCGCGGGCGGCGCGCTGGTCGCCGTCAAGGCGCACAAGGAGTTCCGGGCCGAGATCGGCGACACCGTCTCGATCGCGATCCCGCCGGGCATCTGCCACGTCTTCGACACGCAGAGCGGAGCCCGCCTCGACATCAGCAGCGGCGCCCGCGTCGCCTGA
- a CDS encoding LacI family DNA-binding transcriptional regulator gives MPVTATDVARRAGVSQSAVSRVFTPGASVSPAMAEKVRKAADELGYRPNVLARAMITGRSRIIGLVVAYLDNQFYPDAIERLSRSLQEEGYHVLLFIAPNDGADIDGMIGEMLSYQLDGLVMASVAMSHDLARRCEGAGIPVVLFNRGQAGGVHSTVTSANVAGGRRVAEFLVACGHRRIAHVAGWQGSSTGQERTAGFLAGLAEAGLPCTGQIDGLYTREGAAEATRRLFDTAEKPDALFVGNDHMAFAVIDVLRFELGLRVPQDVAVVGYDDTALAAWPAYDLTTVRQPVNRMVEATVTALLARIEGRDPAPRRIEIEGELIERGSTLRPERPE, from the coding sequence ATGCCCGTGACCGCCACCGATGTCGCGCGGCGGGCGGGGGTGAGCCAGTCCGCGGTGTCCCGCGTCTTCACCCCCGGTGCCTCCGTCTCGCCCGCTATGGCGGAGAAGGTCCGCAAGGCCGCCGACGAGCTCGGCTACCGGCCCAACGTGCTTGCCCGCGCCATGATTACCGGGCGCAGTCGGATCATCGGGCTCGTCGTCGCCTATCTCGACAACCAGTTCTATCCCGACGCGATCGAGCGGCTGTCGCGCAGCCTTCAGGAGGAGGGTTACCACGTCCTCCTCTTCATCGCGCCCAATGACGGGGCCGATATCGACGGCATGATCGGCGAGATGCTGAGCTATCAGCTCGACGGGCTCGTCATGGCCTCGGTCGCGATGAGCCACGACCTCGCGCGGCGCTGTGAAGGCGCGGGGATCCCGGTCGTGCTCTTCAACCGGGGGCAGGCGGGCGGCGTACATTCGACCGTGACCTCGGCCAATGTCGCGGGGGGCCGGCGAGTGGCGGAGTTCCTCGTGGCCTGCGGGCACCGGCGCATCGCGCATGTGGCGGGCTGGCAGGGCTCGTCCACGGGGCAGGAGCGCACGGCAGGCTTCCTCGCCGGGCTGGCGGAGGCGGGGTTGCCCTGCACCGGCCAGATCGACGGGCTCTACACGCGGGAGGGCGCGGCGGAGGCGACGCGGCGGCTCTTCGACACTGCCGAGAAGCCCGACGCGCTCTTCGTCGGCAACGACCACATGGCCTTCGCCGTGATCGACGTGCTGCGCTTCGAGCTGGGGCTGCGCGTGCCGCAGGACGTTGCCGTGGTCGGCTACGACGACACGGCGCTCGCCGCCTGGCCCGCCTATGACCTGACCACCGTGCGCCAGCCGGTGAACCGCATGGTGGAGGCGACCGTCACCGCCCTTCTGGCCCGTATCGAGGGGCGCGACCCCGCCCCCCGCCGCATCGAGATCGAGGGGGAGCTCATCGAACGCGGTTCCACCCTCCGACCGGAGAGACCCGAATGA
- a CDS encoding MFS transporter, giving the protein MLAVLASSWALFLGLLLLMIGNGLQGTLLGVRGEIEGFDALTMSFVMSAYFLGFLGGSRAAPLLIQRVGHVRVFAALASLISAAFILYAAFPHPIAWAAMRLLVGFCFSGVYVVCESWLNDSSTTETRGKTLSLYMIVQMLGVVSAQFMLNLANPADYALFVLISVLVSISFAPILLSATPAPMFQTTKPMTLQRLVETSPLGSVGMFFMGLIFAGMFGMAAVYGAERGLSVSDISLFVATIYTGGLLLQYPIGWLSDRMDRRRLIAILTAIGAVTMVMGFFASEAFTALLVAAFLLGGLSNPLYSLLIAYTADYLDYEDMAAASGGLMFINGCGAILGPFIVGAMMTTLGADSYFLFMAANFALVSGYALWRMTRRAPTPVEDTASFAYVAPQASPVAVEVATEYAIEQAEGEELEEDPDQPETAGPV; this is encoded by the coding sequence ATGCTTGCCGTGCTCGCCAGTTCCTGGGCCCTGTTCCTGGGCCTCCTGCTCCTCATGATCGGCAACGGTCTGCAGGGCACCCTGCTCGGTGTCCGGGGAGAGATCGAGGGCTTCGACGCGCTCACCATGTCCTTCGTGATGTCGGCCTACTTCCTGGGCTTTCTCGGTGGATCGCGCGCGGCCCCGCTGCTGATCCAGCGGGTGGGGCATGTGCGGGTCTTCGCAGCCCTCGCTTCGCTGATCTCGGCGGCGTTCATCCTCTATGCCGCCTTCCCGCATCCGATCGCCTGGGCGGCGATGCGGCTCCTCGTCGGGTTCTGCTTCTCGGGCGTCTACGTGGTCTGCGAGAGCTGGCTCAACGACAGCTCCACGACCGAGACGCGGGGCAAGACGCTGTCGCTCTACATGATCGTGCAGATGCTGGGCGTGGTGAGCGCGCAGTTCATGCTGAACCTCGCCAACCCCGCGGACTACGCGCTCTTCGTCCTGATCTCGGTGCTCGTCTCGATCAGCTTCGCGCCGATCCTGTTGTCGGCGACCCCGGCCCCGATGTTCCAGACGACGAAGCCGATGACGCTGCAGCGGCTGGTGGAGACATCGCCGCTGGGCTCGGTCGGCATGTTTTTCATGGGCCTGATCTTCGCGGGCATGTTCGGCATGGCCGCGGTCTACGGTGCGGAGCGGGGGCTGAGCGTCAGCGACATCTCCCTTTTCGTCGCGACGATCTACACCGGCGGGCTGCTGCTGCAGTATCCGATCGGCTGGCTGAGCGACCGGATGGACCGGCGGCGGCTGATCGCGATCCTCACCGCCATCGGAGCGGTGACGATGGTGATGGGCTTCTTCGCGTCGGAGGCGTTTACCGCGCTGCTGGTCGCCGCGTTCCTTCTGGGCGGGCTGTCGAACCCGCTCTACTCGCTGCTGATCGCCTATACCGCGGACTATCTCGATTACGAGGACATGGCCGCGGCCTCCGGCGGGCTGATGTTCATCAACGGCTGCGGCGCGATCCTGGGGCCGTTCATCGTCGGTGCGATGATGACGACGCTGGGGGCGGACAGCTACTTCCTGTTCATGGCAGCGAACTTCGCGCTGGTCTCGGGCTACGCGCTCTGGCGGATGACGCGCCGCGCGCCGACCCCGGTGGAGGACACGGCGAGCTTCGCCTACGTCGCCCCCCAGGCCTCGCCGGTGGCCGTCGAGGTCGCGACGGAATACGCGATCGAGCAGGCGGAGGGGGAGGAGTTGGAGGAGGACCCTGACCAGCCGGAAACGGCGGGTCCAGTTTAG
- a CDS encoding ester cyclase encodes MLGEARSLLTPLAAALYDGDDAAIAKAIDTAFVPDATVHLCHPLGDLTPTGLAEIYAALRRAMPDLERREWIRMAGQDDHGHLWVGSGATLIGTFAAPWLDIPPTGHLAHMRCHDFFRIEGGRIVEMQALWDIPELMMQAKAWPLAPSLGRDWHVPGPATCDGLGPHGANGIETRDTIKTMLDHMKRHPSQGGPEVMEMERFWHPRMTWYGPAGIGTGRGIAGFRNWHQIPFLAAMPDRGQYVEDITYHFFGEGDYAAVTGWPNMIQTITDPGWLGIAPAGQRVTMRSLDFWRLERGLIRENWVLVDLLDVLDQVGIDALARMREFNKARPGFDPDTGHAL; translated from the coding sequence ATGCTGGGTGAAGCCAGATCCCTCCTCACCCCGCTCGCCGCCGCCCTCTATGACGGCGATGACGCCGCCATTGCGAAGGCCATCGACACCGCCTTCGTCCCCGACGCCACGGTCCACCTCTGCCACCCGCTCGGTGACCTGACGCCCACCGGCCTTGCCGAGATCTATGCCGCCCTGCGCCGGGCCATGCCCGACCTCGAGCGCCGCGAGTGGATCCGTATGGCAGGTCAGGACGATCACGGCCATCTCTGGGTCGGCTCCGGCGCCACGCTCATCGGCACCTTCGCCGCCCCGTGGCTCGACATCCCGCCGACCGGCCACCTCGCGCACATGCGCTGCCACGACTTCTTCCGCATCGAGGGCGGCCGGATCGTGGAGATGCAGGCGCTCTGGGACATCCCAGAGCTGATGATGCAGGCGAAGGCCTGGCCGCTCGCCCCCTCCCTCGGCCGCGACTGGCACGTTCCAGGCCCCGCCACCTGCGACGGCCTCGGCCCCCATGGCGCGAACGGGATCGAGACCCGCGACACCATCAAGACCATGCTCGACCACATGAAGCGCCACCCCTCACAAGGTGGCCCAGAGGTGATGGAGATGGAGCGGTTCTGGCACCCCCGCATGACCTGGTACGGCCCCGCGGGCATCGGCACCGGCCGCGGCATCGCGGGGTTCCGGAACTGGCACCAGATCCCCTTCCTCGCCGCGATGCCGGACCGGGGGCAGTATGTGGAGGACATCACCTACCACTTCTTCGGCGAGGGCGACTACGCCGCCGTCACCGGTTGGCCCAACATGATCCAGACGATCACCGATCCCGGCTGGCTCGGCATCGCACCTGCGGGCCAGCGCGTCACCATGCGCTCCCTCGACTTCTGGCGGCTGGAGCGCGGCCTGATCCGCGAGAACTGGGTGCTCGTCGATCTGCTCGACGTCCTCGATCAGGTGGGCATCGACGCGCTCGCCCGGATGCGGGAGTTCAACAAGGCCCGCCCCGGTTTCGACCCCGACACCGGCCATGCGCTATAG
- a CDS encoding ester cyclase: MKGSRPEQAALTRDTDLSKTAETRAVIEGMVDGLNDHRIADIGEFFSEGFGWYGNQGCGTKTGLREFQENWQKPFQAAFSDKVCVDEARLYMGEWAAAFGRQEALHSGPFMGVKPTGKRVEIRYMDFWKVVDGKIVDNWVMVDFPHVLAQLGIDVFNGEGWEAFDRGEKVPPQP, translated from the coding sequence ATGAAAGGCAGCCGACCCGAGCAGGCCGCGCTCACCCGGGACACCGACCTCTCGAAGACTGCGGAGACGCGAGCCGTCATCGAGGGGATGGTGGACGGGCTCAACGATCACCGGATCGCGGATATCGGCGAGTTCTTCTCCGAAGGCTTCGGCTGGTACGGCAACCAGGGCTGTGGCACCAAGACGGGTCTGCGGGAGTTCCAGGAGAACTGGCAGAAACCGTTTCAGGCCGCCTTCTCCGACAAGGTCTGCGTGGACGAGGCGCGGCTCTACATGGGTGAATGGGCTGCGGCCTTCGGCCGGCAGGAGGCGCTGCATTCCGGCCCCTTCATGGGGGTGAAGCCCACCGGCAAGCGGGTCGAGATCCGCTACATGGATTTCTGGAAAGTCGTGGACGGCAAGATCGTCGACAACTGGGTGATGGTGGATTTCCCGCACGTCCTCGCCCAACTCGGCATCGACGTGTTCAACGGCGAGGGCTGGGAGGCGTTCGACCGCGGCGAGAAGGTGCCGCCGCAGCCCTAG
- a CDS encoding ester cyclase, whose protein sequence is MKDARQVLRMALADLTRARGAAQMDAARALFSEDCQVDVAHPVNALTGVEAVVDGYFAPLSRAIHGAHRRDLMFLGGPNRRAVGGDWCASVTHVVGTFAEPLFGIPPSGKLVFLRVGEFWRVEEGRVTQARLIPDLVDLMRQAGRMPLPMELGHEMIWPAPATQDGLLPAGDHGAQTLDLVEAMLADLRAYDPETFSSKGQTGQNGYWAEDMFWYGPGGIGSTFTYEGFDRDHRVAFLTAFPDRVGGDHYCRIGDGDYAAVSGWPSMTMTFQGDYLGQKADGRALTLRVMDFYRCAGGQVAENWVLLDYVDLFRQMGRDLIAEAAAL, encoded by the coding sequence ATGAAAGATGCCCGACAGGTCCTGCGCATGGCGCTGGCCGATCTGACGCGCGCCCGGGGAGCGGCGCAGATGGACGCCGCGCGGGCGCTGTTTTCCGAAGACTGTCAGGTGGATGTGGCCCATCCGGTGAACGCGCTAACGGGTGTGGAGGCGGTGGTCGACGGCTACTTCGCCCCCCTCTCGCGCGCCATCCACGGGGCGCATCGGCGGGACCTGATGTTCCTCGGCGGACCCAATCGGCGGGCGGTTGGAGGGGACTGGTGCGCGTCCGTGACGCATGTGGTGGGCACCTTCGCCGAACCGCTCTTCGGCATCCCACCCTCAGGCAAGCTCGTCTTCCTGCGGGTCGGCGAGTTCTGGCGGGTGGAGGAGGGCCGCGTGACGCAGGCCCGCCTGATCCCCGACCTCGTCGACCTGATGCGGCAGGCGGGGCGGATGCCGCTGCCGATGGAATTGGGGCACGAGATGATCTGGCCCGCGCCCGCCACGCAGGACGGGCTGCTGCCCGCGGGCGATCACGGGGCGCAGACGCTCGACCTGGTGGAGGCGATGCTCGCCGACCTGCGCGCCTACGATCCGGAGACGTTCTCGAGCAAGGGGCAGACCGGGCAGAACGGCTACTGGGCCGAGGACATGTTCTGGTACGGGCCCGGCGGGATCGGCTCGACCTTCACCTATGAGGGTTTCGACCGCGACCACCGGGTGGCGTTCCTCACCGCCTTCCCCGACCGGGTGGGCGGCGACCACTACTGCCGGATCGGGGACGGGGACTACGCCGCCGTCTCCGGCTGGCCGTCGATGACGATGACGTTTCAGGGCGACTATCTGGGGCAGAAGGCGGATGGGCGGGCTCTGACGCTGCGGGTGATGGACTTCTACCGCTGCGCGGGCGGGCAGGTGGCGGAGAACTGGGTCCTGCTGGATTATGTGGACCTGTTCCGCCAGATGGGCCGCGACCTGATCGCGGAGGCGGCGGCGCTTTAA
- a CDS encoding VOC family protein, with the protein MTELEHANVTVVDNRATAQMLCDVFGWRIRWEGGARDGGHSIHVGSDASYLAVFTPGPDETAEPGNGRLNHLGVVVDDLDATEERVKAAGYTPTSHGDYEPGRRFYFHDENGMEIEVVSYA; encoded by the coding sequence ATGACCGAACTCGAACACGCCAACGTCACCGTCGTGGACAACCGCGCGACCGCGCAGATGCTCTGCGACGTCTTCGGCTGGCGGATCCGGTGGGAGGGCGGCGCGCGCGACGGCGGCCACTCGATCCACGTGGGCAGCGACGCGAGCTACCTCGCCGTCTTCACCCCCGGTCCTGACGAGACGGCGGAGCCGGGCAACGGTCGGCTCAACCACCTCGGCGTCGTGGTCGACGATCTCGACGCGACCGAAGAACGGGTGAAGGCCGCGGGCTACACGCCGACGAGCCACGGCGACTACGAGCCCGGCCGCCGCTTCTACTTCCACGACGAGAACGGGATGGAGATCGAGGTGGTCAGCTACGCCTGA
- the hisD gene encoding histidinol dehydrogenase has product MTIRHLKTARSEADRAEDDAKVRSTVEATLADIEARGDAAVRELSEKFDGYAPAAFRLTDGEVEALMNKVSDRDMADIKFAQQQVRNFAQAQRDSMLDIEVETLPGVILGHKNIPVQSVGCYVPGGKFPMVASAHMSVATASVAGVPRIIASTPPFKGEPNPAVIAAMKLGGAHEIYVLGGIQAVGAMALGTETIEPVHMLVGPGNAFVAEAKRQLYGRVGIDLFAGPTETMVIADDTVDGEMCATDLLGQAEHGYNSPAVLVTNSERLARDTLSEIDRLLHILPTADTAGKSWEDYGEVILCDSYDEMLAVANDIASEHVQVMTDRDDWFLEHMHSYGALFLGPRTNVANGDKVIGTNHTLPTKRAGRYTGGLWVGKFLKTHSYQRVTTDEAAAEIGAYCSRLCLLEGFVGHAEQANVRVRRYGGQNVPYGGAAE; this is encoded by the coding sequence ATGACCATCCGTCACCTCAAGACCGCCCGCTCCGAAGCCGATCGTGCGGAGGACGATGCCAAGGTCCGCTCCACCGTCGAGGCGACGCTCGCCGATATCGAGGCGCGGGGTGACGCCGCCGTGCGCGAGCTCAGCGAGAAGTTCGACGGCTACGCGCCGGCCGCCTTCCGCCTGACCGATGGCGAGGTGGAGGCGCTGATGAACAAGGTCTCCGACCGCGACATGGCCGATATCAAGTTCGCGCAGCAGCAGGTTAGGAACTTCGCGCAGGCCCAGCGGGACTCGATGCTCGATATCGAGGTGGAGACGCTGCCGGGCGTGATCCTCGGCCACAAGAACATCCCCGTCCAGTCCGTCGGCTGCTATGTGCCCGGCGGCAAGTTCCCCATGGTCGCTTCCGCCCATATGAGCGTGGCCACGGCGAGCGTGGCGGGCGTGCCGCGGATCATCGCGTCCACGCCGCCCTTCAAGGGCGAGCCCAACCCGGCGGTGATCGCGGCCATGAAGCTCGGCGGCGCGCACGAGATCTACGTGCTCGGCGGGATCCAGGCGGTGGGGGCGATGGCGCTCGGCACCGAGACGATCGAGCCCGTGCACATGCTGGTCGGCCCCGGCAATGCCTTCGTCGCGGAGGCGAAGCGGCAGCTCTATGGTCGCGTCGGAATCGACCTCTTCGCCGGTCCGACGGAGACCATGGTGATCGCGGACGACACGGTCGATGGCGAGATGTGCGCGACGGATCTTCTGGGTCAGGCGGAGCACGGCTACAACTCTCCGGCCGTGCTGGTAACGAACTCCGAGAGGCTGGCGCGGGATACGCTGAGCGAGATCGACCGCCTCCTCCACATCCTGCCCACCGCCGACACCGCCGGGAAGAGTTGGGAGGATTACGGCGAGGTCATCCTCTGCGACAGCTACGACGAGATGCTGGCGGTCGCGAACGACATCGCCTCCGAGCACGTGCAGGTGATGACCGATCGCGACGACTGGTTCCTGGAGCACATGCACTCCTACGGGGCGCTGTTCCTCGGGCCGCGCACGAACGTGGCCAACGGGGACAAGGTGATCGGCACCAACCACACCCTGCCGACGAAGAGGGCGGGGCGCTATACCGGTGGCCTCTGGGTCGGGAAGTTCCTGAAGACGCACTCCTATCAGCGCGTGACAACGGACGAAGCGGCGGCGGAGATCGGCGCGTATTGTTCGCGACTGTGCCTGCTGGAGGGCTTCGTCGGCCATGCCGAGCAGGCCAACGTGCGCGTGCGCCGCTATGGCGGGCAGAACGTGCCCTATGGTGGGGCGGCGGAGTGA
- a CDS encoding SDR family NAD(P)-dependent oxidoreductase, which translates to MMLLTTPSFRLDGRRALVTGASSGIGLGCAVALAEAGADVTLAARREAPLTEAVEALRATGLSATARTLDITDIEATGVLCSEGPPFEILVNSAGLARHTPATETTAEDFDAVTGLNIRAAYFVAQAVARRLVAAGRPGSIIQISSQMAHVGGIDRAVYAATKHAVEGMTKSMAIEWGPHDIRVNTICPTFIRTPLTAPTFADPVRRKWIEEKIKLPRIAEVEDIMGATVFLASDAAGMVTGTSLLVDGGWTAG; encoded by the coding sequence CTGATGCTGCTCACTACCCCCTCCTTCCGCCTCGACGGCCGTCGCGCGCTGGTCACGGGCGCCTCCTCGGGCATCGGGCTGGGCTGCGCCGTTGCCCTCGCCGAAGCCGGGGCCGACGTGACGCTGGCCGCCCGTCGCGAAGCACCCTTGACGGAGGCGGTCGAGGCCCTTCGCGCGACGGGCCTGTCCGCGACGGCGCGGACCCTCGATATCACGGATATCGAGGCGACCGGGGTGCTCTGCTCCGAAGGCCCGCCCTTCGAGATCCTGGTGAACTCCGCCGGTCTCGCCCGGCATACCCCCGCGACCGAGACGACGGCGGAGGATTTCGACGCGGTGACCGGGCTCAACATCCGCGCCGCCTATTTCGTTGCACAGGCGGTGGCCCGGCGGCTGGTCGCGGCGGGCCGTCCGGGCTCCATCATCCAGATCAGCTCCCAGATGGCGCATGTCGGCGGGATCGACCGCGCGGTCTATGCGGCGACCAAGCACGCGGTAGAGGGCATGACGAAGTCCATGGCCATCGAGTGGGGGCCGCACGATATCCGGGTGAACACGATATGCCCCACCTTCATCCGCACGCCGCTCACGGCCCCCACCTTCGCGGATCCTGTGCGTCGCAAGTGGATCGAGGAGAAGATCAAGCTGCCCCGCATCGCCGAGGTCGAGGACATCATGGGCGCCACCGTCTTCCTCGCCTCCGACGCGGCGGGGATGGTCACGGGAACGAGCCTGCTGGTCGATGGTGGGTGGACCGCGGGATGA
- a CDS encoding VOC family protein, with translation MARPHIVPYLSYRDAKAAMAFLTEAFGLTTVTAYEDAGVLQHGEMAWRDGLIMLGTAEIAPSVSPGIYLVVEDVDAHHARAVKAGAEIVYGPEDTPFGTRRYRAKDPEGHEWSFGTYAPDTEAN, from the coding sequence ATGGCCCGGCCCCACATCGTTCCCTACCTCTCTTACCGCGACGCGAAGGCGGCGATGGCCTTCCTGACCGAGGCGTTCGGCCTGACCACCGTCACGGCCTACGAGGATGCGGGCGTGCTCCAGCATGGCGAGATGGCCTGGCGCGACGGGCTCATCATGCTCGGCACCGCCGAGATCGCGCCGAGTGTGAGCCCCGGCATCTACCTCGTGGTCGAGGATGTGGACGCCCACCACGCCCGGGCGGTGAAGGCGGGGGCGGAGATCGTCTACGGCCCCGAGGACACGCCCTTCGGCACCCGCCGCTACCGTGCGAAGGACCCCGAGGGCCACGAATGGTCCTTCGGCACCTATGCGCCCGATACGGAGGCCAACTGA
- a CDS encoding VOC family protein has product MEQRVSLITLAVADMEASRTFYRALGWREVDSPDGVIAFDLIGQTLGLYPKAALAEELGVSADQLAGSAIVLSHNVRDKADVALLLDRARAAGARVIKEAQDVFWGGHHGHFADPDGHVWEVAWNPHAPLSPEGAFRWTGYP; this is encoded by the coding sequence ATGGAGCAGCGCGTCTCCCTCATCACCCTCGCCGTCGCGGACATGGAGGCGTCCCGCACCTTCTACCGCGCGCTCGGCTGGCGCGAGGTCGACAGCCCGGACGGCGTCATTGCCTTCGATCTGATCGGGCAGACGCTCGGCCTCTATCCGAAGGCCGCACTGGCCGAGGAACTGGGGGTGAGCGCCGATCAGCTCGCCGGTTCCGCCATCGTGCTGAGCCACAACGTGCGGGACAAGGCGGACGTCGCCCTGCTGCTCGACCGCGCCCGGGCCGCCGGGGCGCGCGTCATCAAGGAGGCGCAGGACGTCTTCTGGGGCGGACACCACGGCCATTTCGCCGATCCCGACGGCCATGTGTGGGAGGTTGCGTGGAACCCGCACGCGCCGCTCTCGCCCGAGGGCGCCTTTCGCTGGACCGGATATCCATGA